atctGAATTCCTTGGATCTTTGGGTGGTGGAAGATCTCTTCCaccaccttcaaagccagcagcagagGATTAGTACCTCTCACACTTTGAATCCGACCAACTCTCCTGccctcctcttccacttttaagagcTCATGCAATTACACTTGGCCCACcaaaataatccagaataatcttcccattttaatgtctttaacttaattccatctgcaaaatcCTCTTTGCCATGTACTGTaaaatattcacagattccaAGGACATCTTGAGGGCCATTATCCTGCCTACCACAGCCTCCCTAGGAGACACCAACTCCTGTCCCTTCCCAGCCTGCCCTCTCCTGTGCTCCAGAATTCCTTCTTTCCCCTGAAATCCTGACCATCTTATAGTTCGTGAAACAGGTCAAGGTCTCTTTCCCCACCTGGCCCTTGTATGTGCTTATCCTTCTGACTGGAGCACTCTCCCCATCCTCTCACCACCCCACTCACCCTTCAGGTCCCAGCAGTCAGCCCACACCAGCCCTACTCCAACTGGCTCAGCACAACTCTCTGCAGAGGAATTGAGTTTTTGAGTCTGCTTCATCACCACCTCTACCCTCCCCTATTTGTGAGTGGGTGAGGGAGGAGCCTGTTCTGTTCATCAGCAGATCCTGATGCCTATggtagaaggaagggaggaagcaggTGAGGGCCCCTTTGGGGAGGTTCAGCCCTCATCCCACTTCCAGGAGCTTCAGAGCAAGGGCCACTTAGGTGCCAGAGCATGTTTGAGATGTCACAAAGATGAAGGCAGCCAGGGCCCTCCCtctacccccagccccagctcaggCCCCACAGGCTCAACCAGGAGCCCTAGCTGACTCAGCCAGGTGGTCACCTCTGGGCTGCCCTCTCTGGACCACCCACATCTGCCCTGATGGCCAAGTCTTCTCCCAACACACTGGGGGCCCCTGAGGAGCCCCAGAAGAGCAGTTGTATTTATGAGTGGGATCCCTAGAGAGGAGGGGTCAGTTGGTGTGGGCAATGGAGCAGTGTGAGCCAGCCTGGGGCCCACCTGCCCAGCCATCAATGGGCACCGAGGCCTCGATGGGTGTGCTGGCTCTAAAAGTAGAAAAGGGGCACAGGGTCCAGACAGGCCTGGAGAGAGTAAGACACACAGGCCTGAGCCTGGCCCAGAGCCTCAGGCCATCCCCGCCCCAACAGGCCACCAGGCAAAGAGAGCAGTATGTTGGGTCACCCGCTCTGGGCAGGAGTCCCCTTTATTTCGGTTCGCTGTTGGGTGGCTAGACGCTGCAGATGGCCCTCAATATGGACCAGGAGGGCATCCAGCATGTGCAGGACCCCAAGGAGTAGGGCACGGTCTGAGATCGGGGCCCGTCGTTTCCAGGGTGCACAGGGGTTAGCCGTCACCTGTGGATGCTGAGGATAGGACCAAGAGGCAGGAGTGAGAACAGAGGAACGGGACAGAGGTGTGGTGGGAAGGGGGACTTAGGGTGATGGAGGATCGTGGAGGGTCTGTTGTGGCCTAGTATGGTCATGGGGCCCGTGGAGGCTGGATGAGGAATAGGGATAATAAAGAGGGAGGATGGGGTAGGGTACTACCCATGGGAAATGGCCAGGGACTGTTGGGTGTGGACAGATGTAGGGACCCTGGGGTGtgagtgatgggggaggggcagggggaggggcagcaggaggCCCACAAGACATGAGTGGGAGGATGGGTAGAGAATTATGAGCTCATTGGGTATGAACAGAGGTAGGAGGCTGTGGGGACAGAGCAGTGCCACGCTCACCTCACTCTTAGTGGCCTGTGAGCGCCGCCGTTGCATCACCGCACGGCTGAGCATCAGCATCATGGTAGTGGCGACGGTGACCCCAGCCACTGGGTAGATGCGGTTCACCCCCAGGCCCATCCAATGGCCAGGACAGCCCAGGCTGCCCTTGCAACCCTCCAGGCTGTTTGGCTGGCACCCCCAGGGCTGTAAGTCCAGCCCCACCTGGTACCACAGGGGCCGTGACCAGGTGTGGGTGCGGACAGGCATCGCTAGCAGAAGCAGCCATGGCAGGAAGGACTGTGCGTGCAGCATGGCTGCTGCAAGTACTAGGGGCCGGAACCTGGGCGCCTGGCAACGGACAAACACTCCTCCCCCAGGGGCAGGTGAGGCAGTAGGTTCCAGCTGGGCCCACGGCTTTCAGGAGGGGCGGCCTGGCCAGAAAATATGGGGCAGGGGGCGGGATTCCAGGGCCGGGGAGGAGGGCAGGCTTGGGGCCCAGGAATGAAAGAAtgcctccttccccctctcctttctcctcaccTAACATACAAACCCTAAAATTCTAACACCCACAGCTCCTATTGCTGCTCTCCACCAGTGGCAGCACCAACCACAGGCCAACCAAGCTAAGCACACAGAGCTGCTCCCTGCTCCCCTATGCCCAGACTCAGCCCCATGGTCCACGTCGCAGCAGAGTGAGCACTCAGAAATGTGGGCGCGCGCTCTCTGAATAAAGCCTGAAGGCTCACCCTGGCCTATGAGGTGCTCTGTGCTCTGGTCTCCCCTCCTGCCTCTTGTAGGCCTCCCTGGTGTTCCTTGAACACACCTGCTGTTCCCTACACTAGGAGCACTGTCCTAGAAAGAGAACTCTCACGGCTGGATTTCAGCTCAAGTGTCACCTGCTCCCTGAGTCTCCCTCCCATGACCATCCTGGGTAACACAGTCCCTTCTCTTTCACGTGaccctgttttatttatttatttggccgcattgtggcatgtgggatcttagttccccaaccagggattgaacctgtgcgccctgcaatggaagcgcagagtcttaaccactggactgccagggaattcctgaccctgtttcattttcttcaaagcatttccaagtacaggtataccttggagatactgtgcTTCGGTtctagaccaccacaataaagcgagtTGCACAAATTTTTCAGTTTCccggtgcatataaaagttatgtttacactacactgtagtaGTCTATTAAgcatgcaatagcattatgtctaaaaaaaagtacataccttaatttaaaaaaacactttattgctaaaaattgctaaccatcatctgagccttcagcgagtcacagtagtaacatcaaagatcactgatcacagatcctcctaacaaatataataataatgaaaaagtttgaaatacttcGAGAATTACCACAATGTGACAGCGACATGCGGTGagcaaatgatgctggaaaaatggcaccaaaagACTTGATTGACTCAGGGTTGCCATAAACTTTCaacttgtaaaaaacacagtatcggcgaagtgcaataaaacaaggtcgGCCTGTATCTGCAAGTTCATGTTTGAGGTTTACCTTCCACTCCAGTACATAGGTTCACTTAACCAGTATTTACCAAGCACTTCCTTGTGCCCGGCGTTGTTCCTGGTGCCTGGAGGCAGTGTGACAAAGGGCCCTGACTTCCTGGGCAgggttttgggggtggggaaaggacagATGATTTGTGAACACAGAGCAGGGCACTAACACAGGCCAGGATAGAAACAGCCAGGCAAGGGGTGCCTCTGTGACTTGCAGGGCAGGGCAGCCTCTGTCCACTGGTCCAGCACAGAGCCCAGGGCCTGGTCGGGACCTGCGAACGGCAGGCTCACTTGTTTTGGCAGGTGACGTGAGCCCAGCACTGTTGCAAGCTGTTTGTggcatttactcatttaatactCATTGAGGAACCCGTGAAGTGGGTACTATTACCATTTCTACTCTCCtgatgaggatactgaggcccagaaaggttcgatcccccccaccctggcccccaGTCACTCAGTATCAGCTGGCCTGAAGGCCCATTGCTGCCCACTGGGCCACATGCCCAGATGTTGGTGTTTTATGGCAGAAATCAACACGTGGTTCTTGGCTGACGGTGACCTGCAAAGCCCAGGTGATCTAATTATACAAATAAGCATTTTTCCCAGGTAAATCAATCATGcacattctttcctttcttttcttttcttttggctgcaccatgctgcttgtgggatcttagttccccaaccagggatcgatcGAACCCTCACACTTGACAGTGAAAGcattgagtcctaaccactagactgccagggaattcccatattcTTACTTCTCAGTGCAGACTGGCAACACCTGTGAATACCCTGTGCTTCCTCGGCTGGTTGCTCAGGTGTTCACACCACACCCTCCAGGGGCTGCCCAGTAGCGCCAGGCCTGCTCTGCACCTTATCAGGGGTCCCTGAGAACAGGTCATTCCTGAGAAGCAGCTCTGATTCCAACCATTTTACAGCCGAGGACACAGGTGCCGAGGGCTGCGCGTGGCTGGGGAGGAACTTGGACCTGGGACGCCCCCACCCTGGGCCTAGCCCCACAGCTCTCCCTCCTGCTCCACACTCCCCCTGCCTGACCCTGCCCTCCCCGAACTTTCCCCCCAACTTCCGACCCCAATTCCCACTTTGGGGCATAAGAAGGGTCAGGAGCCAGGGCTGTGGATTATACCCTTGCCCCTGCCAAGCCCCCACCAAGCCACAGCAGAGCCTGGCATTGGGCAAACAAATCTTTATTCCTGAGGCTAAAAACATGCATGCTCCTCCAACTTGGCCAGTGCCTTATCCCAGGCCTAGAGCACTGAACTTGGAGTCCCAGGACCTCCATCCCTGAGTTATGTGCGTGCGTACGGAGGGGACTCCTGGGTGACATCTGGAGGCAGCCCAGGGGTAGGGGGTCCTCACGGGTACCCTGTCGCAACCTCCAGAGGTGGGCAGTCTCAGGCAGGGTGGCAGCACGGTCAGAGTTTGGTAAcctgggcagggagaggaggagaggctcCTGTCAGTTTCCGAAGGACATACTACCCCCTCCCCCGGGAGCAGCTTCCTCTAAAGGCAGGAGGGGAAGGCAGTggatccactgggggcagacctAATCAGAGCCATCGAGGAAGGGTGGACTTCCTGGAAATGGGGTCAGGATGGGACAAGCAGTAGATAAACAAAAAGAGCTCAGCAACAGAGGTCAGCTCACCAAAACAGGGTTGACAGGGCTGGACCTCGGGTGTTGGAGTGCAAAGATGACAGCATCGTGAACAGAGGCAAAGAGATGCTGCTTGGTGATAGATGCATCGAAGAAGTGTCCCACCTCAAGCTGCGTGACCACGGGAGCTGTAGGCAAGGAGTTGGTCTCCCCTGACCCGCAGAACCCCCAGGAACCTCCAGGCACTGGCAGAATGTCATCCTGACCACCACCCCTGAGGCTTATAGCTAAACCCCAACTCTTGACCCTtgacccctccctcccaggacaCCTCTGACCTCCAGTTTCAGAGAAAGACTTTTTCCTTGTGCTGCCTGGCAGATTCCTTGGCCAgaatccccaccccctccccggacCGCTCTTGCTGTCTGCACCCCACGCACAGTGGCAGGCAGCCATGTACACCTCCACATCGATCTCCCGGAAGTCACGGAAAATCTGTGGCAGAAAAGGGGGCCAGACTCAGAGGGAGGCTCAGGGGCTCCGAGGGGGGACTTGGGCAGGCTTGGGGGGAGGGAGTTCAGAGGGGGAGCTCAGAGGGTTGGGGGTTAGGCTCAGAGGGCTCTTGGAGTTAGTTATGGGGTCAGGGTTGAAGGGCCTTGTCCTCCCCCAAGGCCCTTCTTAGGGGTGCCCCCAGCCCCTTACATTCTTCAGGCTCTTGAGACACACAGTGTCCACGAAGGAAAGGGAGCTCAGGTCCAGGATGAGGCTGTGGAAATCTGGCTGAGGCAGGCCCAGGGTCTTCAGTGAGGACATGTCTGGGGCCTTGGCATCTTCTTGACCCCTGGCTGCTGTATCCTCTAGCTCAGTCTCTGCGCTCACCTGCTGGGAAACCAGACACACTGCAAGGGCCGCCCACGGGGGGTAAAGGCAGGGAACATACACAGACGTGCAGAGACACACAGGATCAGACGTGTAAACAGCCACGTATATGGGACATGCAGTGGACACATGAGGATATGGAGACAGGGAGCCTGTATGTAAAGACAGGAGGGACACATGGGGACACACAGGAGAGGGTGCCCAGACTCCGGGAGCACACACAGATATGCATCTACTGCTCTGTTACCTCCTGGGCCCATACTTAACAGGGACACTTAAGAAGGAAGGGCATCAGAGACCACGCCCCATCCTCAGTCAGCCAGAGTGACTGACTGAGGATGGGGACAAACCAGAAGAGACACATggacacacgcgcacacacagatATCCTGGCACCCTGCCTGAGtctttttttgggggaggggggcgctgcacggcatgtggaacttccctgaccagggatggaacccatggcccctgcactgggagcgtagagtcttaaccactggcctgccagggaagtcctgcctgaGCCTCTAATTGAGATTCGTGTCCCCTTTGATCCCAGATTTTTCCCACATGCCCAATCCCTTCCCACATGCCCaatcccttccctctgcccatgAACACAGACTGCAGGGTCTTGTAGAATTCACAAATTCAAGGTCTTTGGCTAGGCCTCAGATTACAGATCAGAGAGCCACAAGCAGAATTCTATGGCATCTCACTAGAGATCTCCCTGCAGAGCATCTGATCCATCACTCCACTCCACACACGGGCACTCTCATCCCTGCAGCTCATGGTTGGCCgctctcccacctccagcctcacctTGGCCTTGGAGCCCTCCACATCGTTGCTCTCAATGTCTGTGACACTGGTGTTGACATTGATGGAAATGGAAGTGCCCTTGGAGGCGGCAGCCTAGGCCAGGAAAGAGGGGGACCAGGAAGGAGGTGTCCCAGCTGTCATATGACAACCAGGCCAGGCAGGTGGACCAGGAGCTGAAGCTTGGGACCAGGGCAGCCAGGCTGAAGGCTGTGGGGTTTTGACCTACTTTGGGAAGAGGTCTGTGATGGTTCACGCCATCATTGGCTTAGGAGGcgggagaaaaacaaaactgccTCCAGAACCCTGACCTGCAGGGTCGCTGGGGGCatcagggagagaggaggaggggtgaAGAATGAGGGTGAGAAGCCAGGAGGCTGGGAGAAAGGACGGGTGGGGTCAGAAGGGCCCCTGCCTGTTTCGGGAGCTTATTCTCTTTGTGAAGTCGCTTCAGCTTTAGCTCCTGCTTCCTGAgcagtttcttcttctgggagATGAGGTGGTCCACGTTCACACCGCACTAGAGcaaagggcagggcaggggatgtGGACACTGGGGAGGTGAGAGACTCTCTGCCCCTCCCGCTGTGGACCCCAGGCCTCACCCTCTGCTTCAGCGTGTCACTGTAGAGCTCAGCGTTGGCAAAGTACATGGTGGCCGAGGAGCGGAAGACCTTCACGCCGGGGACCTCCCTGGCCTGGGGATGGGTCAGGTTGGGGGTGGCTGAGCCCTCGTCTCTCCTAGCTGCatcttgttctctttctttcctcccctgtGTACCCCAGTACCTGCCATCACCAACCCTCTGCTTCCCAGCCAACAGAGGCCCGGCCTGCGGCCCGTGCCCTCCCAGGAGCTGGTGGGGTCATCCTGACCCCTCAGCTGGGCCTGTCAGAGTTGCTGCTTCTTCCTCCAGGGCATCCTGAACCTCTCCCACCCCATCTCCCCTGTCCTTCTGCCAATACCCAGGCCAGGTTTCAATGGCTCTTAGCTTCCGCCTGGGTCTCCAACCCCAGCACTGGGGTCTGTTTTCTGTATGTGGACAGAGAGACCCTCCTCAGCTGCCAGCCCAGCCAAGCCTTCCCCGGCTCCCACCCCGCTCAGGACACTCCAGGTCTCTGTTCAGCCTCTGGGCCTGAACGATGTCCCTGCGCCACCCCCTACCTCCCTTTCCATCCAGCTGAGCTTCTCTCCTCATGTCCTTCCCTCACTCTGCCTCATCATACTATGCTCAGCCTTCAAGGCTCCATCAGGGAAAATGAGCTTGTTTTATTCCAGAGCCCCCACCTTTGTTCCCAGGGCTTGACGTGAGACTTCTCAGGAGGTAAAGGACGGAGATTCAGTAACCCCACTGATGAGGTCAGCAAACAGCCTCCCCTACATCCTCGTGCCCCAGATCCTGCCCCTCTACATTCCTGACCCAGGGCTACCCTGCAGGATGGGGCTTGTACTGTGGCCTCTAAGACAGACTCCTCCCCCAGGCCCTAAGGCCCCTACTCTGAGTATGGGGGTCAGAGACCCAAATTCCTCCCTCGAAATTCCAAGGACCAAAGCACCCTTAGCGCCCCACCCCCGTGTCCTTGCCAAGTACGCAAGGACCTGATAAGGGATGGCCTAGTCTGCCTCTGTCCCACCCCATCCACGCCATCCTCTGGCTTAGCCCCTGCCACTCACTTCTGAGTACTCTGCCACGTCTCTGTAAATATCTGTGTCTGGCACCTGCCCCAGGACAGAGTAGTGGGGCCTGTGAAAGAGAGTGTGAGAAGAGGGGGGCATTAGGAGAGGGGGCAATGAGGGGGTTCTAAGGAGCCTTGGGTCACCCCCCAAGATGTGGGAAAGCTGGGGGAAACCAGCGTGGACCTCACTCCCTCACCAGCTGGAATGAGGGGGGAACCAAAGGGGTGACTCACAGCTGTGTGCGGACCACCACGAGCAGCAGGGAGAAGACTACCGCAACTGCCAGGCCAAGGTCCAGGTTTAGCAGGATGGTGGCCACAAAGGTCACCAGCCAGATGAGCTAAAAACAGAAGGGTAGTAGTCAACAGGGTCTAGAAGGGTCACTGGGGCTGAAGGCCCTGACCCCTcccctgggctcccaggcctcTCACCAGATCTACTCGATTTGCCTTCCAGAGGGAGCGTATGTCGGTGAACTGCATCAACATGCCCTTCAGGTTCACAATGATGGCAGCAGCCAGGACTgcctgagggagggggagggtcaCCAGGAGCTACTGAGGGGTGCGGGATGCTGACAACCCTGACCAGCCGGCATGAGCCAGACTGTCCTCAAGCACCTGGGTATGACCCCGAATGACACTAGCCACCTCCTGCCCCCAGACCTAACAACTTGGGTCTGACTCTCAAAGATTCTTACCCCTGACTGTCGACTCCAAATCTCAACCCAGAGATCTCAAGCTTGAAAAACAGGGCATGACCCTgtatccctccccctcaccc
This genomic interval from Balaenoptera ricei isolate mBalRic1 chromosome 11, mBalRic1.hap2, whole genome shotgun sequence contains the following:
- the TMEM89 gene encoding transmembrane protein 89 — translated: MLHAQSFLPWLLLLAMPVRTHTWSRPLWYQVGLDLQPWGCQPNSLEGCKGSLGCPGHWMGLGVNRIYPVAGVTVATTMMLMLSRAVMQRRRSQATKSEHPQVTANPCAPWKRRAPISDRALLLGVLHMLDALLVHIEGHLQRLATQQRTEIKGTPAQSG